A single window of Caldicellulosiruptor bescii DSM 6725 DNA harbors:
- the mutL gene encoding DNA mismatch repair endonuclease MutL, with protein MRELYKLPEQLTHILAAGEVVERPASCLKELLENSIDAGANLIDVKIEKGGMKRIEVYDNGKGIHPDDIEYVFERHTTSKIKSFEDIFSIKTMGFRGEALCAISSVSKVTLVSKHLEEEQGCMVKVEGGKVLSKSFCPFKEGTRIVVEDIFYNTPARLKFLKSPTTEQKYCLEVVEKIAIAWPEISFRAEADGKRQIFTPGDNKIESAIGSIFGIEIVKNLVEFSLEKESLKVWGYFVNPTVSRATRSGYHFYVNRRYIKSKLLSSCIDEAFKNSVITGRFPIVFLFIQIPPSEIDVNVHPSKLEIKFRDERFVYNTIYKAITDSLKSEKMIPKADLSKANVGNDAVAERKQTGVLSDNLKNDISLVISEQPNFFGMFSRSEEIVIEQQGFENFDAGNYKIVGYAFDTYIIVQGDDSLYLIDQHAVHERRLFEDFKSQIYSSNVQSQVLVSPVIVQIPSSRKEFVISNRAIFQKMGFEIEDFGKNEILVRTWPAILTENIEKMFLIDIIEMIYEQMVEDKSLVGISEDLLKRIACRAAVKGNSKISDLEKKEIVELVLIKKEIFHCPHGRPVVVEISKREIEKMFKRIV; from the coding sequence TTACAAACTTCCTGAACAGTTAACTCACATCTTGGCAGCGGGTGAGGTTGTAGAAAGACCGGCATCCTGCCTTAAAGAACTTTTGGAAAATTCAATAGATGCAGGAGCAAATTTAATTGATGTTAAAATAGAAAAAGGTGGTATGAAGAGAATTGAGGTATATGATAATGGGAAGGGAATTCACCCTGATGACATTGAATATGTGTTTGAAAGACATACAACCAGCAAGATAAAATCTTTTGAGGATATATTTAGCATCAAAACAATGGGATTTAGAGGGGAAGCGCTCTGTGCAATATCAAGCGTATCAAAGGTGACACTTGTTTCTAAGCATTTAGAAGAAGAACAAGGGTGCATGGTAAAAGTAGAAGGTGGGAAAGTCCTTTCTAAAAGTTTTTGTCCTTTTAAAGAGGGGACAAGAATTGTTGTTGAAGATATTTTTTACAATACTCCTGCAAGGTTAAAATTTTTAAAATCTCCAACAACTGAACAAAAGTATTGTCTTGAGGTGGTAGAAAAGATTGCAATTGCATGGCCGGAGATTTCATTTCGGGCAGAGGCAGATGGCAAAAGACAAATTTTTACACCAGGAGATAATAAGATTGAATCTGCCATTGGTTCTATATTTGGGATAGAAATAGTAAAAAATCTTGTTGAATTTTCTCTTGAGAAAGAATCTTTAAAAGTTTGGGGTTATTTTGTAAACCCCACTGTGAGCAGAGCTACACGCTCAGGTTATCATTTTTATGTCAACCGAAGATATATCAAAAGCAAACTTCTTTCATCGTGCATTGATGAGGCATTTAAGAATTCGGTCATCACAGGTAGATTTCCAATAGTTTTTCTTTTTATACAAATTCCGCCTTCTGAGATTGATGTCAATGTGCATCCATCAAAACTCGAAATAAAGTTCAGAGATGAAAGATTTGTTTACAATACCATTTATAAAGCTATAACAGATTCGTTGAAATCGGAAAAAATGATTCCTAAAGCTGATTTAAGTAAAGCTAATGTTGGAAATGATGCTGTTGCTGAGCGAAAACAAACTGGAGTTTTATCTGATAACTTAAAAAATGATATATCTTTAGTTATCTCAGAGCAGCCAAATTTCTTTGGAATGTTTTCAAGGAGTGAAGAGATTGTAATTGAGCAACAGGGCTTTGAAAACTTTGATGCAGGAAACTACAAGATTGTTGGTTACGCTTTTGATACCTATATAATTGTGCAAGGCGATGACAGCTTATACCTTATTGACCAGCACGCGGTGCACGAAAGAAGATTATTTGAAGATTTTAAAAGCCAAATTTATTCTTCAAATGTTCAAAGCCAAGTGTTGGTTTCTCCTGTTATTGTTCAGATTCCATCTTCACGAAAAGAGTTTGTGATTTCAAACCGAGCTATCTTTCAAAAGATGGGTTTTGAAATTGAGGATTTTGGGAAAAATGAAATATTAGTGAGGACATGGCCTGCTATACTGACTGAGAACATCGAAAAAATGTTTTTAATTGACATAATAGAGATGATATACGAACAAATGGTTGAAGATAAGAGTCTTGTAGGAATTTCTGAGGACCTGCTAAAAAGAATTGCTTGCAGAGCAGCAGTAAAAGGAAATAGTAAAATTTCAGACTTAGAAAAAAAAGAAATAGTTGAACTTGTGCTAATCAAAAAAGAAATTTTTCACTGTCCGCATGGAAGACCAGTGGTAGTAGAGATTTCTAAGAGAGAAATTGAAAAAATGTTCAAAAGAATTGTATAA